The Nostoc sp. 'Lobaria pulmonaria (5183) cyanobiont' genome window below encodes:
- a CDS encoding asparagine synthetase B family protein: protein MGIPHHFLGYWGYGVQQDLEALLTSVVDKRGKALKFFAPENFPLPIWNVVHIGLDSNSPSQQNQIAAIFASGLFSSPDAWVIQENNCLILGREPFGKMPLYWTVQGQIIWFASQLQLLLPILQQSEVSIPGLYGYSCFSYVPTPLTPINGVFAVPGGTELVWQSDRQSGKLQTPKSRNIHSWREAPEQLTDEATAITELQTLLKDSIERQIADLKDEPVGVFLSGGLDSSVVAALLVQAGVKVRAYTLDFGNAGIPEYPYSEQVAQFLKIPLVKVAVTPTSIENSLIPTVQALDLPFGDGVCVPLYLLSERASQETQVIFNGEGGDQLFAGWTNKPLIAAGVYQAENPAGQETFIQQYLRTFHRLGGYESQVYQPEVYAQIQNLHPEDWLLTALAQDECPSLLHRLRRANLMLKGAQNIHPRATALGFAHGLWVRSPFCDLPLAEWTFRLSGELCLQGACEKYILKRAVENWLPPEIVWRQKRGMGVPLTSWCLNDFWHQLGIWLNPEILRANNHFYPHIAAQIVEGKLGAAIQGRRIGETLWLLIMWQLWRSHVLNEKLSKQSWDHPFWLHRWLWRNYKIIRNDAR, encoded by the coding sequence TTGATAGCAATTCCCCGTCGCAACAAAATCAAATTGCTGCCATCTTTGCATCAGGATTATTTAGTTCACCCGATGCTTGGGTAATCCAGGAAAACAACTGCCTAATTTTGGGAAGAGAACCTTTCGGAAAGATGCCTTTGTATTGGACTGTGCAAGGACAAATAATCTGGTTTGCATCCCAACTGCAATTACTTTTACCGATTTTGCAACAGTCAGAAGTTAGCATTCCTGGGTTATATGGTTATAGCTGTTTTTCTTACGTTCCCACGCCCTTAACTCCTATTAATGGCGTGTTTGCAGTTCCAGGGGGAACTGAATTAGTTTGGCAGAGCGATCGCCAATCAGGTAAGCTGCAAACACCTAAATCTAGAAACATCCACTCGTGGCGGGAAGCGCCAGAACAGTTAACAGATGAAGCTACAGCAATTACCGAATTGCAAACTCTCCTGAAAGACTCGATTGAGCGACAGATTGCCGATTTAAAAGATGAGCCTGTCGGGGTGTTTCTCTCTGGCGGACTCGATTCTTCAGTGGTGGCGGCGCTGCTGGTACAAGCAGGGGTGAAAGTCCGCGCCTACACTTTAGATTTTGGTAACGCAGGGATTCCAGAATATCCATACTCTGAACAAGTCGCCCAGTTTCTCAAAATTCCGCTTGTTAAAGTTGCAGTAACCCCAACTTCGATCGAGAATTCCTTAATTCCGACTGTGCAAGCATTGGATTTGCCTTTTGGAGATGGCGTGTGTGTGCCGTTGTATCTCCTATCTGAAAGAGCGAGTCAGGAAACTCAGGTAATTTTTAACGGTGAAGGTGGAGATCAATTGTTTGCCGGTTGGACGAACAAACCTTTAATTGCCGCAGGTGTTTATCAAGCAGAAAATCCCGCCGGACAGGAAACTTTTATCCAGCAATATCTCCGCACCTTTCATCGTCTTGGGGGATACGAATCTCAAGTTTATCAGCCAGAGGTTTATGCACAGATCCAAAATTTGCATCCTGAAGATTGGTTGTTAACAGCTCTAGCTCAAGATGAGTGTCCATCTTTGCTGCATCGCCTCCGCCGTGCTAATTTGATGCTCAAAGGAGCGCAGAATATCCATCCCCGTGCGACTGCATTGGGGTTTGCTCATGGGTTGTGGGTGCGATCGCCTTTTTGTGATTTACCTCTAGCTGAGTGGACATTCCGCCTATCTGGAGAACTCTGTTTGCAGGGTGCTTGTGAAAAATATATCCTCAAACGGGCTGTAGAAAATTGGCTTCCACCCGAAATTGTCTGGCGACAAAAACGTGGTATGGGGGTTCCTTTAACTTCTTGGTGTTTAAATGATTTTTGGCATCAACTCGGCATTTGGCTCAATCCAGAAATACTTCGCGCCAACAATCACTTTTATCCTCACATTGCAGCCCAAATCGTTGAAGGCAAACTAGGAGCAGCTATTCAAGGCCGTCGAATTGGTGAAACACTCTGGTTACTAATTATGTGGCAACTTTGGCGATCGCACGTTTTAAATGAAAAACTAAGTAAACAGTCTTGGGATCATCCCTTTTGGTTACATCGTTGGCTATGGAGAAATTACAAAATAATTCGTAATGACGCTCGATGA
- a CDS encoding diaminopimelate decarboxylase family protein, translating into MVSNNLTQNRLNPPFSRELAQELLNNYGSPLYVYNGDRLGETIERITKAVSYPRTQFRFASVTNGNIALLKIFRSFGWGLHANTPGDIYLGLQAGFDPSEIVYSGSNLNCAEMLQVINWGVTTLNLDSLAQLQLCCEVLPKHKEKSIRLGLRLNLPEITGDSRIGVRPEEFADAIALTAEVGLKLSGLHFYRGTGTNATAAFTQVIDTVIATAQKLLDWEYLDFGGGFGYPYHHNKTAFDWEIFGAELTERITRLGREIDLVIEPGRSAIAGCATLLAQVVSVKWQGEKQIVGVDTTVANLSVPSVHGGYREIITWKQADNPFTTDICGNTTYSRDYLGKNCQLPILEIGDIVAILDVGAYGYAMSSHFLHRPKPAEILLENGTHRLIRRREDYSVLLTNQVLDN; encoded by the coding sequence ATGGTATCAAATAATTTAACTCAAAATCGCCTTAATCCCCCATTCTCCAGGGAACTTGCTCAGGAGTTACTGAATAACTACGGTTCTCCGCTTTATGTTTATAATGGCGATCGCTTGGGCGAAACTATTGAGCGGATTACCAAAGCAGTCAGTTATCCCCGCACGCAATTTCGCTTTGCTAGTGTTACTAATGGCAACATTGCGCTGTTAAAAATTTTTCGCTCCTTTGGGTGGGGACTTCACGCCAATACGCCAGGAGATATTTATTTAGGATTGCAAGCTGGTTTCGATCCTAGTGAGATTGTTTATAGTGGCAGTAATTTGAATTGCGCTGAGATGCTACAAGTCATAAATTGGGGAGTTACAACACTCAATCTTGATAGCCTCGCTCAGTTGCAGTTGTGCTGCGAAGTTTTGCCCAAACACAAAGAAAAATCTATTCGGCTGGGTTTACGCCTCAATTTACCAGAAATTACCGGAGATAGCCGCATTGGTGTACGTCCAGAGGAATTTGCTGATGCGATCGCTTTAACTGCTGAGGTGGGATTAAAGCTGAGTGGTTTACACTTCTATCGAGGTACTGGAACTAATGCCACAGCCGCTTTTACCCAAGTAATTGATACGGTAATCGCCACAGCACAAAAGTTACTTGATTGGGAATATTTAGATTTTGGTGGTGGCTTTGGCTATCCTTATCACCACAACAAAACAGCCTTTGACTGGGAAATATTTGGGGCTGAGTTAACCGAGAGAATTACTCGTTTAGGACGGGAAATTGATTTGGTGATTGAACCAGGACGAAGTGCGATCGCTGGATGTGCAACTTTGCTTGCTCAAGTTGTTTCGGTGAAATGGCAAGGAGAAAAACAGATTGTTGGAGTTGATACCACCGTTGCCAATCTTTCAGTACCCTCAGTACACGGCGGCTACCGAGAAATCATCACTTGGAAGCAAGCAGATAATCCATTTACAACCGATATTTGTGGGAACACCACCTATTCACGAGATTATCTGGGGAAAAATTGCCAACTCCCAATTTTAGAAATTGGCGATATCGTTGCCATTCTAGATGTCGGTGCTTATGGTTATGCAATGTCGTCTCACTTTTTACATCGCCCCAAACCTGCGGAAATCTTGCTAGAAAATGGCACGCATCGCTTGATTCGTCGGCGGGAAGATTACAGTGTTTTATTAACAAATCAGGTGTTAGATAACTAA